Proteins encoded by one window of Arachis ipaensis cultivar K30076 chromosome B04, Araip1.1, whole genome shotgun sequence:
- the LOC107635034 gene encoding uncharacterized protein LOC107635034: protein MELGEQWEDVRGRRSLRRRTLCFQFPSSPCRVAAIVIITGCCCCACDHRRLWVRHRRGWSRAEEGEETSVTAEPNAGERRSPRERSLLPSLLPPENTSAATEICRRRRCRSSGRRCRSRWLPELPPNRSSDRRCFIFLVRVVF from the exons ATGGAGCTTGGTGAACAGTGGGAAGACGTGCGAGGAAGGAGAAGCCTTCGCCGTCGCACCTTGTGCTTCCAGTTTCCGTCGTCACCGTGCAGAGTCGCCGCCATCGTCATTATCACGGGTTGCTGCTGCTGCGCATGTGATCATCGCCGCCTCTGGGTCCGTCACCGTCGAGGCTGGTCGCGggcagaagaaggagaagagacctCCGTCACCGCCGAGCCAAACGCAGGAGAGAGAAGGAGCCCGCGGGAGAGGAGCTTGTTACCGTCGCTTCTGCCGCCGGAGAATACCTCTGCTGCCACTGAGATCTGTCGCCG TCGCCGTTGCCGGAGTTCTGGTCGCCGCTGCCGTTCGAGGTGGCTGCCGGAGCTGCCGCCAAACCGGTCCAGCGACCGCCGCTGTTTCATTTTCTTAGTTCG GGTCGTGTTTTGA